The Helianthus annuus cultivar XRQ/B chromosome 15, HanXRQr2.0-SUNRISE, whole genome shotgun sequence genomic sequence CCACATATTTGGTGAGGGGCAGGGGCACCACTATTAATAGAACAAATGGTAGTTTCTTTTTTTACTTCAAAAACTTGAAAGCTCTAACCTAAAACACACAATTTCCTTGTCTCAAtttaataaaaaagaaataaCACAACAGATAATATACATAACAAAATATGGGTAATCTGTTTTACTAGTTTACCATCAGTACTATTTTCTTGtgtttatttttctttatttacTTTTTTAACTAAGTTAAAATGACTATTAAATGAAATTGTTCTCTTACTCGACCCATTTTGGACCCGGCCCATATTTTGCCCCCCGTAACAAAAGTTTCTGCATTCGCCACTGCGCCGAAGCCTCCATACACACACCTAACACAAACAATTGATTACTTCACTAACCAATTGCATATGAACAAATTGCAATCTAGGctagttgattttcaaaatttcaggCATTTGAAATTAAGAAATAGCCTGCAGTGATGATTGTATTGTTCTCTTTCTGCATATGCACAAATGTTTTAACTTCACATAGGCTCTTGATGGCATCGTCTACTGTGTTTCTATGCATAATGTGAAGTTTTCTGTACAACATAACACACTGACCGGTTAATGTCTGAAGTTTCTTGGCCCAGGTAACTGGTTATACGGGTATCTCATACTCCTCTGCCACTCTAGCAACAACATTGCTCAACCTCATACCGGGTTTTACTTTCATACTCGCCATCATATGCAGGTACGGCCTCCTCATGACACTGCTAAAATTATAccaaacgaaccgaacaaacacgaacaaggtcttgttcgtgtttcgttcattaaggaatgaacatgttcatgagcgcaataacccccccccccccccccccaacatgTTCATGAgcgcttaccgaacgagatttcttGTTCGTTCATCAAAGAAATGAACATGTatatgaacacttaccgaatgcAAACGAGCACAAACAAATGCTCATAAACATAAATGCACACAAACGAACGTTGTATATACATTTTAAAATAAAATCTGCGTTTTCATCAGAAAGATTGATTACAAAGAATCCACCAAAATAAATAAGTACTTAACATAATTATCCGAACATAGTTGACATATTTATCATAAACATAATTAACACGAAAATTAAGAAGTTTGTCAAGCTTTAACAGAAAATGAAATTGATATGGTCAAATAAGGGGTGTTAGCGGAGGCGTATAGTAtaaccatagttattaaaggcgctaaGCGCACTTAAGGCGCATAGGCCTCACCTGGGGCCTAGGCGCCAAGCGCAAAATAAGCGAGGGCCTGTGAAAAATTAAgcgcataatgaaaaaaaaataaaaaatatattatgtattagaaaaagaatactattcttcaaataaaattaaaaaaaatctataatataacactttatatcatctatttagtaccaaaagttctaaaatattagtgtattagtgtagacaagtagttttccttagataaaagtagaaatctggCTAGAATCTTGTCGGAATTTAGAGAACTTGGCCAGAATGTGTGCCTGAACCATCAACtcgagaattaaagcgcaatttcctcgACTTAAAGCGCAACTGCCTTGCCTCGCttgaaaaatgggcctaggcgcaagaggcgatggcttttaacaactatgagtATAACTATGGTTTCAGATGTTTAAAAACTAAAACTAATAGATAAAAATATAACATTAAAAAACCtttaaatgaatgaacataaaCGAGCGAAAATAAATGAACACATTACGAACGTTCACACACATAAACGAACGAAAGCAGCCCCTGTTTGTGTTTCTTTGTTTAACTTATCAAAtgaaatttcttgtttgtgtttgttcatttattaaacaaacgaacataaatgaacttcccgccgaacggttcacgaactgttcgctgaacgtttagttcgtttacaaccctacatGCAATTCTTAAAAACTAGTTTAAATTGGTTTAACCTGGTGGTTTTAGGATGGAAACATTCCAACTTGGAAGCTCAGCCACACGGGCAAAATTCATTGGCACTGTAGTCTCGGTTGCAGGAGCTATAATGGTGACTCTTTATAAAGGCCCCGCGATCCTATCATCTCCGCTAAAATCAGAAATCGTAAAGAATTTAAGCGGGCAACCATCAAACTGGGTGCTTGGAGGAATCTTTTTAGCAATTGACGCCGCCTTTTCTTCTGCGTATATCATTGCACAGGTAATATGGTACCGCGATAGCTGATAATCATTTGCATATTAGCATATTCTAGTAactctttgtttttttttctaagacaaatgccattttcgtcctagaggtttggccagttttatgactttcgtccaaaggtttgttttttctcatctagatccaaaaggtttgaaatcttgccattttcatctgttaagtcagaggtatttccgtcttttttgttaacttaaagggcaattcagttttttgaatacttgtacattatgctaaatggttgtacataaagtgaaaaagaccaaattgcccattaagttaacaaaaaagacggaaatacccctgacttaccggagaaaatggcaagatttcaaaccttttggatccagatgcggaaaaacaaacatttagacgaaagtcgcaaaattggtcaaacctcagggacgagaATGGCATTTTAATCTTTTTATAATGTTTTCAGGCATTCGTCCTTAAGAAATACCCTGCGGAGATGATTGTAATGTTTGCATACTGCTTTGTCTGCACCATTTTATCTGGTTTAACTTCTTTGATTGTCGAAGATGACTTGAGTAGTTATAGTTTACAACCTAAGAAGAGGCTGTTCTCTATCCTCTACTCAGTAAGTAGATATGTTCGATGTCATAATCTTAGTGGACTTGGAGAGTTGTTACTTGTTTGTATTGATGTGTTGTTCGCGGAAAAATATAGGGAATTTTCGGGTCTGCTTTTCAAGTCACGGTTCAAGCATGGTGTGTACGAAGGAAGGGCCCGTTTTTTGTTGCTATGTTTCATCCGGTGGGAATTGTGATTTCAACTTTGATTGGTGTTATCTTCTTAGGTGACGGTTTCTATCTTGGAAGGTGAAGATGCTTTTGTTTGCCTTTATTCCACATCACTTCAGTAATTTGAAAATTGAAACCCTGTGTTATATTTGTGTGTAGTTTGATGGGATCGATTGTTGTAGTAATCGGGTTTTATAGTGTGATGTGGGGAAAAGCCAAAGATGAAAAGATTGTGGCGGTTTTAAAGACAGAGGATGAACAGGCCCCTCTCGTTCAAGACGTCGAGGAGCAGATGACACTTTCCTCGTCATAAAGCTTGATGTTTGAGGGTGATTATATCAAAtgggaaaagaaaagaaaagaaatctCATTCTTTCAAAAATGCTACTGTATTAAACTGGAGATCATATACAGGTATCCTTCTTTAATAACATATTAAGTTATGTAGATATGTTTTCTAGGTTATCCTATTGTATAGTTATGTTCGACCCGTAGTAAGTTTGTCATTATCCAAACGGGTCTTAGAGTTTTAGGCTGTTGCCTGTTGGTCTGTTTATTCCGTATTGTATCTCATTGTATGACGCATATATATACAATCATTTATTATATCAGGCTACATACCTCTTTTTTTTCTCTTAAGTATCTCTTCCCTCTCTCTCTGGTGGCATCCACCTCTTCGCCACCGTCTCTCTCTAAAAATACTGCAGTTTTTCCCTTTTCAGATCTACACGTGTACAGGCCGAATTACACGACACCACCACCTGCCTGTGTTTGAATACCTCCCAGACAACCCCTCAAAATTTCTTCTATTGGGAGAAGTGTATATGGTAAATGTTATGAGAACAAAACGTGTGATGTCATGTTAAACGGGTCGTGTCTGGCACAATTATTGAACACAGACACGGCAAGTTTAACTAAAGGTGTCATTTACTTAAACACTAACAAGAACATGCTCAATAAATGGTTTACACGACATGACACTTAACTGGATTAAATTTAACCAATTCAATAACACGAATGGCATGACACATCACATTTAATATGATTATTGACATGACTCGTTTAACTTGGTTGCTAAATATTAAGACTTAGCTAAGTAACTAAAATAAAACCTACCAAAATTTACAATTCGATTCTTTTAGCAAGGAGATGCGGCTAGGGTTAGATAGTTTGAGTAGTATATTTAAGCATTTATAAAACTATAAACTACGTTGTTATGAAGACCGTGTCTTAATTTTGTCGTGTCGACCTCTTAACCCTTTTAACACAATTACATAAATGGTTTATGCGTGTTAAGAACGGGTTGAACCCTTTTAGGCATGTGTTTAACTGTGACATTAACGTGTCGATTTGTTTGTGACCCTGACCCGTTTATTCCAGACCCAAATCCATTTAACTTCGTGTTGGATCATGTCATGTTAGTGGGGTGTTTCATAAATGGTCATCTCTAATTTTCACAAGGCTTTCTCCTCCCTCCTGAAATAGGAAAATTGTAGTAACAAAAGTAAAAATTAGGAATTCAGTGTTAAATAGATGCTGAAGTGTTTGTTTTAACAAACTAACACATTTGGTGATGGTTGGCTGCTAGCATTAATGCAAGTTTCTAGTGATCGTATGGTTAATACTGATCGCATAGCTCCTACCGACGGACCAGTGATCCATTTCCACTAATGAAACCGTTCATATTAACGAACCATTTTCTACTGATGTTTCTACTAACCACTGATCAGAAGCAAGTTTCATGGCTTTCAACTACATTAatcaaatattcacacaagtgacAAGACCCATGCCATGAGTACTGAGGAGTGTTCactattagaccatgtgtagtggtgaacaaacataatgcccccaccatggggcattatccgacacgtggcatcctagtcatcgttgggcattatagcaaaagtggcgtagtggggccttatccaataacgccccttccaattagaaaaaaaacaaacaaaatggGCATGTCCCTGTGCATATTTCGGTCACTGtgcatattatttttttattgcaAAAGTAGGGTTATATCAAAGTTGTCAGAGGCATAAAGCAATTTGATTGGTGGGTCAAAAGGTGGTACAAACCAATTTGagcgttttaaataaaacgccaccaacaaaacttttcaaaaataaCGCCGGCTAACGCCGGGTGTAGTGGGGGtaggggcgttttggggcgttttttttttcaattttttttaaaaatcacgccccactacgggtggtcttataaTCGAACTCGAAATTCGAATTCCAATTTTAAATTCGGTTTTCAAATTTTAGCATTCGATGTGAATTTAGATTtcgaattatttttattttatttatatatattttaccaATATGGGTTTTTTAAATTGAACCGTATCTTTTCTTTTTACTGTTACGAATTGGGAATCAAATCAAATTTTGAATTTGGTCCAAAGTAGAATCCGCTGTATCAAATCGAATTTGAAATTCGAATAACCTGAATTGATAAACTCGAGTAACTTGAAATTTAAGCGGTTGAATACCGAGATTACTAAGTGTTGGCCTTTTAAACTTGAGGTTAATTGGCGCTGAAATTCCACTTAGTCTTGAACGAGCGTGCACTTCACTTGTGATTTCCCTTTGACGACAAAGAAATTCAGCAGTTAGCCTCTTGAATCCAACTCGGCGTATGAAGCTCAAGCTCGGTTACTCTTGGCTTGACTCGTACTAATTTCGAGTAGCACATGGTTACTTCGACTATGCAAACATGAAAtgaataaaataaagaaaaactgTGAATGATTGCATAAATAATTATACATCATGGGCCCCTTCTATCTCTTATGGGATGGGACAATGAATGTTTAAATAATTATACCATTAAACTATTCTTGAAATCAACCTTAAATAATTGAATTTTTTAATATCATATTCTCATGTAACTAGAATATCATGTTGTTacttaaatcagaatttttatttaatCCAAAAGATTGCGTACATAACTCCAACTTGTTTTTATATTGAGTTAAATgtgattttagtccctgtggtttgaaccattttgtcagtttagtccaaaggttttaatTTTTGCCTGcaggtccaaaaatgtttcatcgttgccattttagtccacttggttaaattcatccattttttctgttaacgagaagggcaatttggtcattttatatggcaaaattgcccttctagttaacagaatagAAAGGCAAtttggccatataaaatgaccgaattgcccttctcgttaacagaaaaaatggatgaagttaaccaagtgaactaaaatggcaacggtgaaacctttttggacccacaaacgaaaaatgaaacctttggactaaactggcaaaatgacccaaatcacaaggactaaaatgacatttaactcttttatattttatatatgttttgtaaatcttttttCACTTTCCCCAAAATCTATACTAAAAGACTTAAGCAATTGTTAGTTTCGTGAAAAGTAATGAAATTGGAATTTAAGGAATTTGAAACCCTATAAGACGATGGGGTGTAGAATCGAAACACAGTCGGGGAGTCTAGGTGGAGGGGGTTCCGATCGGGAACATATATACATTGTTTCAATATGTATCTAGTAAGAAGAAGGTGAACTAACAATTTGGATTCAATTCCAATTCTTTCTTCTGTTTAAACGAACAATTGATATATTCCAGTTCCACTTTCGATACGTAAGGGTACTCGGGGCACCTGCGGTGACCCCGGTACCGATTAGGGGAGGTGGCGCCAACATCTCGGTGAGGTAGAGAGAGGGACCAAAATCGGTGGGAGTTCACcgaagagagggaggagagagggaaGAGTTGGACCAATGAgaaatttccttttttttttaataaaaaaccaagtcacctaagaggggagtgccgccatcaatttagggtgttaggggagtttaagaggggagttgacgtggcacacgaggattggttatgcgtaagagaggggactcccctcttaggggagtgccccttagagcattcacatccattccactatattttcaccctaaattacactaaaaaacactacattttctctctcctttccaattaaataatattttttatacctttatcattaccttttttctctctgcttcactcacaatcactttcaaaatatattaaaaaattatagggggtgaacagtgtcctcccaaatatacagatgaacagtaacattttctctctcctccactcacaaccactttttatattCTTTACATTATAAAAACTTCACACACACAATTTGATGgattgaatgtgaatgctcttacaccCTAAAACCAAACGCTACTTAAATTTTATTATATTTGCAGAAGAATGGACCAATCCCTTATCGTGTCACACCAAACCAATGGTGATGAGTCTGCTCCCGTTTATATGCATCGGTCCGTTTTCCAAGGGTCCAAACACGAATCTTTGTCCTGAACAACCAGTACATGTTATCCTCGTTCACGCGCCTCAATACATGTGATTACAAAATCTCTTCAGTATTATTATTCACCCCTTCAGCTATCTCATACGACACTCATGAATCTTGCATCAATACTATCTTTCTTCACAGCAGCAAGAAACCATCAAAAGATATTCTTTCTGGATTATAGTTGGGtggtctgtttttttttttttgggattaattgttttcaagttttaaGGATTTCAATTtaacatttttcatgtttttttggggggggggttttgAGTGAATTTGGTTCAGTCTTTAAAGGGTTGGTTCAGTAGTGTTTCAAGTTCATTAAAGTTTGGTGCTTTTTCTTTATATAGTCGTCATAAGTGGATTCTTTCAAGATTCCCAACTTGATTCTTAAGTGGATTGGGTGCCTTTATCTACATGGGTTCTAAAAAGTTTCAAGATTCCAAAAGTTGATGCTTTGAGTCAAAAATTTTAAATTAGGGTTATTGGGTATTGTTAATTTTGTTGAAGAAATTAGGGATGGATGATGATGGTATAGAAGAGGTTAGTAGCATTAGTGCTAGATTGTTGAGGAGGAGGGGGAGCGGCGGTGGTGATTCGAGTTCGCGATGGGTCGATGGTAGCGAAGTGGACTCAGAATCACCACCATGGTCATTACTTAATGAAGATGAAAATAGAAGTGAAGGGTATGGATATGCTAGAAGAAGGTTGGTCAAAAAAGCCAAGAGAGTTGACTCTTTTGATGTTGAAGCCATGGCTATCTCTGGCTCCCATGGTCACCATAACAAGGTTAGCTACTTTAGCTCTATCGtcacacatattttttttttaaatttggttgTTATTTGCTAATTAATAATTGTGGGTCAATGTAGTTTGCTGAATTGGTTATCTATATATGTATGTAATTGCATTATGCGGTTTTCCAATATGGATGTAACATTGCGGTTCTTGTTGGATAACTAAGTTGAAATGCATTTGAGAATAACCTCATCGTATCCACGCAACATCGTATCAATGCCGGGTTAAAATACATGTTGGACCGACGTAGGTTACTCTTTTATGCACTTAGTCGTTAAAGATATGACCAATAATCGTCTTTTATGCACCTTCAATACCACGCGAAGGCCACGGGCCCAACGCAAGTTGTGTTTTATTTTATCCCATTGTTCAGCAGGGTATTGGTGGTATTCTGTTAGTTTTCCGGTGACGGGTTCTAACAGTTATAAAAAAACATATTGGTAACGCCAcctttttttctttaaaaatatcAGGATCCATCGATCTGGCAAACTCTTGGATTGGCTTTTCAGACACTTGGAGTTGTATATGGCGATATGGGGACAAGTCCTTTGTATGTGTTTACCGACGTTTTCAGCAAGATCCAAATCGAGTCAGACGTTGATGTGTTGGGCGCTTTATCACTCGTTATATACACCATTGCTCTCGTACCTTTAGCAAAATACGTTTTTATCGTGCTAAAAGCAAACGACAATGGTGAAGGTAACAATTAGATTTACAATAATacaatgcacgttgactttgtaAGAACTTGGTTTGACTTTGACCCTTTTGAAGATAGATAATTTTGTTGCTGATACATGATCTAATGTTGCAGGAGGAACATTTGCGTTGTATTCATTGATCTGCAGATATGCAAAAATCAATCTTCTACCAAATCGCCAACAAGCCGATGAACGTATATCGAGTTATCGGCTGAAACTGCCGACTCCAGAACTTGAAAGGGCTCTGAAAATCAAAGAAAAATTAGAACACAATTCTTTTTATAAAACTCTGCTTTTGTTACTCGTTCTAATGGGAACTTCTATGATCATCGGCGACGGTATTCTGACCCCTGCTATATCAGGTAAGTGGTTGACTTTGACTAAATCGATTTTgcttatctatatctatactgtataataaaagaaaacaatggGGGACACGTGTCATCCATCGGAGGCATCCGCTTTTTGGTTTTCCCG encodes the following:
- the LOC110911396 gene encoding WAT1-related protein At5g40230, whose translation is MKEYAGMVAAQTAQVLLMIVSKSAIAAGMSNYSFIFYSNLLASLVLLPLSLIFHRSVNRPAISTIVVCGFFLIGMLGFLAQVTGYTGISYSSATLATTLLNLIPGFTFILAIICRMETFQLGSSATRAKFIGTVVSVAGAIMVTLYKGPAILSSPLKSEIVKNLSGQPSNWVLGGIFLAIDAAFSSAYIIAQAFVLKKYPAEMIVMFAYCFVCTILSGLTSLIVEDDLSSYSLQPKKRLFSILYSGIFGSAFQVTVQAWCVRRKGPFFVAMFHPVGIVISTLIGVIFLGDGFYLGSLMGSIVVVIGFYSVMWGKAKDEKIVAVLKTEDEQAPLVQDVEEQMTLSSS